One genomic region from Pseudomonas hormoni encodes:
- a CDS encoding cupin domain-containing protein, with protein sequence MSIQNIVDFSQATTEPERYRPDQAKVLKGDPEQVVYNHYNSPCGQLNAGVWEGAVGQWHVNFTEHEYCEIVQGVSVLRDNDGNSKTVRAGDRFVIPAGFRGTWEVLETCRKIYVAFEQKA encoded by the coding sequence ATGAGCATCCAGAATATCGTCGATTTTAGCCAAGCCACTACCGAGCCCGAGCGCTACAGACCGGACCAGGCGAAAGTCCTCAAGGGCGACCCGGAGCAGGTGGTTTACAACCACTACAACAGCCCGTGCGGCCAGTTGAACGCGGGCGTGTGGGAAGGCGCAGTCGGCCAGTGGCATGTGAACTTTACCGAGCATGAATACTGCGAAATCGTTCAGGGCGTTTCGGTGCTGCGCGATAACGATGGCAACAGCAAGACCGTACGGGCGGGCGATCGCTTCGTGATTCCGGCTGGTTTCCGCGGCACGTGGGAAGTGCTGGAAACGTGCCGCAAGATTTATGTGGCGTTTGAACAGAAGGCCTGA